A DNA window from Chryseobacterium sp. MEBOG06 contains the following coding sequences:
- a CDS encoding aromatic ring-hydroxylating oxygenase subunit alpha, with protein sequence MKALILPEHYYRNDVLEKEHELLFQQTWCFVGFKSFLKEEDDFITQDIGGIPVVVQNCRGTIKAFKNICSHRHSIIQVEQSGNRPLMCPYHGWAYNDKGIPAGIPKKPLFKFTKDELECLKLKEYKVDFCGELVFVNLSNDPSELKDFMGDLFEEVEKMSNNFGELVDVNDMIINANWKILVENTLESYHVNLIHEETFKKLGAGGMEFTFIKEHSVWDATLLAGENEGKNAKIHSPYQNREYKISGYKHLVVFPNVLISSTYGVSFNLSYITPIDSNSSKFVSYVFLTKKEDEKVNPTLEKIYKESLVSFNRKVFDEDKTICEKVQIGVKKSPFTGELSDEEARVCEFQKNYKKYID encoded by the coding sequence ATGAAAGCATTAATACTTCCCGAGCATTATTACAGAAATGATGTTTTAGAAAAAGAACATGAACTTTTGTTTCAGCAAACTTGGTGCTTTGTAGGTTTTAAATCTTTTTTAAAAGAAGAAGATGATTTTATCACTCAGGATATCGGAGGAATTCCGGTAGTTGTACAAAACTGCAGAGGTACGATAAAAGCATTTAAAAATATCTGTTCACACAGACACTCAATTATTCAAGTTGAGCAGTCTGGTAACAGGCCTTTGATGTGTCCTTATCATGGATGGGCATACAATGATAAAGGAATTCCGGCAGGAATTCCGAAGAAACCTTTATTTAAATTCACCAAAGACGAGCTGGAATGCTTAAAACTTAAAGAATATAAAGTAGATTTTTGTGGAGAACTTGTCTTTGTTAACCTTTCCAATGATCCTTCAGAATTGAAAGATTTTATGGGAGATCTTTTCGAAGAGGTTGAAAAAATGAGTAATAATTTTGGAGAATTGGTGGATGTTAATGACATGATCATTAATGCCAATTGGAAAATTTTAGTTGAAAATACTTTAGAAAGTTATCACGTAAATCTTATTCATGAAGAGACCTTTAAAAAATTAGGTGCTGGAGGAATGGAATTTACTTTCATTAAAGAACACTCTGTTTGGGATGCAACTCTTCTGGCAGGCGAAAATGAAGGTAAAAATGCTAAAATTCATTCACCTTATCAAAACCGTGAATACAAAATTTCTGGATATAAGCATCTTGTTGTATTTCCTAATGTTTTGATTTCAAGTACCTATGGTGTTTCTTTTAATTTATCATATATTACTCCCATTGACAGTAATTCGTCAAAATTTGTAAGCTATGTTTTCTTGACAAAGAAAGAAGACGAAAAAGTAAATCCTACTTTAGAAAAAATTTATAAAGAGTCACTGGTAAGTTTCAACAGAAAGGTTTTTGATGAGGATAAAACAATTTGTGAAAAAGTTCAGATTGGGGTGAAAAAATCGCCTTTTACCGGAGAATTAAGTGATGAAGAAGCAAGGGTGTGCGAATTTCAGAAAAACTATAAAAAATACATTGATTAA
- a CDS encoding transposase — protein MLSDYDLLKFLLPEFLVEHFDILKAEEYSGELHIYFEEKSSIPEEFKERLLESKGFLPEIIVDDYPLRGKIVKLHVKRRRWTDKSSGEILQRNWQVVAKGTRMTNEFAVFLKKISRH, from the coding sequence ATGCTAAGCGATTACGACCTTCTTAAATTTTTACTTCCAGAATTTCTAGTTGAACACTTTGATATCCTCAAAGCAGAAGAATATTCTGGTGAACTTCATATTTATTTTGAAGAAAAAAGCAGTATTCCCGAGGAATTTAAAGAAAGACTGCTGGAATCAAAAGGCTTTTTACCTGAAATTATTGTAGATGATTACCCGTTAAGGGGTAAAATCGTAAAGCTTCACGTGAAAAGAAGAAGATGGACCGATAAGTCTTCAGGAGAAATCCTTCAAAGAAACTGGCAGGTTGTAGCTAAGGGAACGCGCATGACAAATGAATTTGCGGTCTTCTTAAAAAAAATTAGCAGACACTAA
- the rfbC gene encoding dTDP-4-dehydrorhamnose 3,5-epimerase — protein sequence MKIKETPLKDCYIIEPTVFEDERGYFFEKFNEKKFEELTGMNGHFVQDNISKSSYGVLRGLHLQKGEHAQAKLVSCLEGSVWDVAVDLREDSSTFGQWFGIELTAENKLQLYVPRGFGHGFAVLSTHAVFSYKCDNFYNKESEGSVKFNDPDLDINWKVDEKDALLSEKDQNAPGFKEKNF from the coding sequence ATGAAAATTAAAGAAACCCCGCTTAAGGATTGCTATATCATAGAGCCCACAGTTTTTGAAGATGAAAGAGGCTACTTCTTTGAAAAGTTCAATGAAAAAAAATTTGAAGAACTTACAGGAATGAACGGCCATTTTGTTCAGGACAATATTTCCAAATCTTCTTATGGTGTATTAAGAGGATTACATCTCCAAAAAGGAGAACATGCACAGGCAAAACTGGTATCCTGCCTTGAAGGAAGTGTTTGGGATGTAGCGGTGGATCTGAGAGAAGATTCATCTACATTCGGACAATGGTTCGGAATTGAGCTGACTGCTGAAAACAAATTGCAGCTGTACGTACCCAGAGGCTTTGGACACGGATTTGCTGTATTGAGTACCCATGCTGTATTTTCTTATAAATGTGATAACTTTTATAACAAAGAATCTGAAGGCAGCGTGAAATTCAATGATCCGGATCTTGATATTAACTGGAAGGTTGATGAAAAAGATGCCCTACTTTCAGAAAAAGATCAGAATGCTCCCGGATTCAAAGAAAAAAACTTTTAA
- the rimO gene encoding 30S ribosomal protein S12 methylthiotransferase RimO, translated as MRTKSVGKKKINVVTLGCSKNVYDSEVLMSQLKANGKEVVHEDRGDIVVINTCGFIDNAKEESINTILDYVEAKNRGEVEKVFVTGCLSERYKPDLIREIPDVDQYFGTRDLPILLKHLGADYKHELVGERLTTTPKHYAYLKISEGCDRPCSFCAIPLMRGGHISTPIEKLVSEAQKLAKKGTKELILIAQDLTYYGLDIYKKRALGDLLKELVKVEGVEWIRLHYAFPSGFPEDVLDIIREEPKVCNYIDIPLQHINSDLLKSMKRGTTHEKTDALLGKFREKVPDMAIRTTLIVGYPGETEERFQELKDWVKEQKFDRLGCFTYSHEENTTAYVLEDDIPQEVKEARVEEIMEVQSQISWEKNQEKVGQVFRCIFDRKEGNYFIGRTEYDSPDVDNTVLVSAEDTYISIGDFAEVKITSAEEFDLYGELI; from the coding sequence ATGCGTACAAAATCTGTAGGGAAGAAGAAAATCAATGTAGTTACTCTTGGATGCTCCAAGAATGTATATGATTCTGAAGTATTAATGAGCCAGCTGAAAGCCAATGGTAAAGAAGTGGTTCACGAAGACCGTGGGGATATTGTAGTGATCAATACCTGCGGCTTTATAGATAATGCTAAAGAAGAATCAATTAATACAATCCTTGATTATGTAGAGGCTAAAAACAGAGGTGAAGTTGAAAAAGTATTCGTTACTGGCTGTCTTTCTGAAAGATATAAGCCGGATTTGATAAGAGAAATTCCTGATGTTGATCAGTATTTTGGAACCAGAGATCTTCCCATCCTGTTAAAGCACCTTGGTGCTGATTATAAACATGAGCTGGTAGGTGAAAGATTAACGACCACTCCCAAACATTATGCTTATCTTAAAATTTCAGAGGGTTGTGACAGACCATGCTCTTTCTGTGCAATTCCTTTGATGAGAGGTGGACATATTTCAACACCTATCGAAAAATTGGTTTCTGAAGCTCAGAAATTAGCAAAAAAAGGAACTAAGGAACTTATTCTTATTGCTCAGGATCTTACCTATTATGGCCTGGATATTTATAAGAAAAGAGCATTGGGGGATCTTTTGAAAGAACTTGTAAAAGTAGAAGGAGTAGAGTGGATTAGACTTCACTATGCTTTCCCAAGTGGCTTCCCTGAAGATGTGCTGGATATTATCCGTGAAGAACCTAAAGTTTGTAACTATATAGATATCCCTCTTCAGCACATCAACTCTGATTTGTTGAAATCAATGAAAAGAGGAACTACCCACGAAAAAACAGATGCATTGTTAGGAAAATTCAGAGAGAAAGTTCCCGATATGGCCATCAGAACAACTCTTATTGTAGGATACCCGGGAGAAACAGAAGAAAGATTCCAGGAACTTAAAGATTGGGTGAAAGAACAGAAGTTCGACAGATTAGGCTGCTTTACCTATTCCCATGAAGAGAATACCACTGCTTATGTATTGGAAGATGATATCCCTCAGGAAGTAAAAGAAGCAAGAGTAGAAGAGATCATGGAAGTGCAGTCTCAGATTTCATGGGAGAAAAACCAGGAAAAAGTAGGACAGGTCTTCAGATGTATTTTTGACCGTAAAGAAGGAAATTATTTTATAGGAAGAACAGAATACGATTCTCCGGATGTAGATAATACAGTTCTTGTTTCGGCGGAAGATACATACATTTCTATAGGTGATTTTGCAGAGGTTAAAATTACCTCAGCAGAAGAATTTGACTTATATGGAGAATTGATATAG
- a CDS encoding ferredoxin--NADP reductase — MTPMRNVFHKLKVFDKSFLTDDAVLLTFDITEELKNSFVFESGQYVTLKSEINNDEIRRSYSICTSPEENSLSVVVKAINGGVFSTFIKDRIEVGDYLDVGLPEGRFVYHIADSSAKNIFLVAAGSGITPIISIVKNILNNEPLTKITLLFANKQIEDTIFRDQLSSLESQFKDTLKVIYIFSRKKYDNHYFGRIDHDFLQTKIHQQFDVKSFSEFYTCGPEELIKTVHDYLLSIKIPKEIIKSELFYSLENEVGIEEIISETVKSGETKVEVIIDQESHYVTVDHKKNLLESLLEVGLDVPYSCKKGNCSSCVGKVISGTVNMKETDVLMDYEIEDGFILSCQSVPTSKELTISYDEY, encoded by the coding sequence ATGACACCAATGAGAAATGTATTTCACAAACTCAAAGTATTTGATAAGTCATTTTTGACTGATGATGCTGTACTATTGACTTTTGATATAACCGAAGAGCTTAAGAATTCTTTTGTTTTTGAATCAGGTCAATATGTTACTTTGAAATCTGAAATCAACAATGATGAAATCAGAAGATCTTACTCAATTTGTACAAGCCCTGAAGAAAATAGTCTTTCGGTGGTTGTAAAAGCAATTAATGGTGGCGTATTTTCAACTTTTATTAAAGACCGCATTGAAGTTGGAGATTATTTAGATGTAGGCTTACCCGAGGGCCGGTTTGTTTATCATATAGCAGATAGCTCTGCCAAAAATATTTTTTTAGTGGCTGCGGGAAGCGGAATTACCCCCATTATTTCTATTGTTAAAAACATTCTGAATAATGAACCGTTAACTAAGATTACATTACTTTTTGCCAATAAGCAAATTGAGGATACTATTTTCCGTGATCAGCTGAGCTCTTTGGAATCTCAGTTTAAGGATACTTTAAAAGTAATTTACATCTTTAGCCGGAAAAAATATGATAATCATTATTTTGGGCGAATTGATCATGATTTTTTACAGACTAAAATTCATCAGCAATTCGATGTGAAAAGTTTTTCAGAATTTTATACCTGCGGGCCCGAGGAATTGATTAAAACGGTTCATGATTACCTTCTTTCTATTAAAATTCCAAAGGAAATCATTAAAAGTGAACTTTTTTATTCTTTAGAAAATGAAGTTGGGATTGAAGAGATCATTTCTGAAACCGTAAAATCTGGGGAGACTAAAGTTGAAGTAATTATTGATCAGGAGTCTCATTACGTAACTGTTGATCATAAGAAAAACCTCCTTGAATCTTTATTGGAGGTAGGTTTGGATGTTCCATACTCCTGCAAAAAAGGGAATTGCAGCAGTTGTGTAGGAAAAGTAATTTCAGGAACTGTGAATATGAAAGAGACTGATGTTTTAATGGACTACGAAATTGAAGATGGTTTTATTTTAAGCTGTCAATCCGTTCCCACTTCGAAAGAATTAACCATTTCATACGACGAATATTAA
- a CDS encoding exodeoxyribonuclease III produces MKLITYNVNGIRAAFTKDFLGWLKTADPDIICIQESKAGNDQIDIESLEKLGYHSYWHSAVKKGYSGVGIASKVKPNHVEYGCGIESYDNEGRIIRADFDGFSAISVYVPSASNIERLEFKMQFCHDFLEYIKNLKKEIPNLIISGDFNICHEAIDIHNPDGLKNVSGFLPMEREWMTNFINECELIDSFRFFNNEPENYTWWSYRQNSRARNKGWRLDYNFASYTLKDKLSRAVILKEAVHSDHCPAMLELDL; encoded by the coding sequence ATGAAATTAATCACCTACAATGTCAACGGAATCAGAGCTGCTTTTACTAAGGATTTCTTAGGATGGCTGAAGACTGCTGATCCCGACATTATCTGCATTCAGGAGAGCAAGGCCGGAAACGACCAGATAGATATCGAAAGCCTTGAAAAACTGGGATATCACAGTTACTGGCATTCAGCGGTTAAAAAAGGGTATAGCGGGGTAGGAATCGCCTCCAAAGTAAAGCCTAATCATGTAGAGTACGGCTGCGGTATTGAAAGTTATGATAATGAAGGCAGAATCATCCGTGCTGATTTTGACGGATTTTCTGCTATTTCTGTTTATGTGCCGTCTGCGTCCAATATTGAAAGGCTGGAATTTAAAATGCAGTTTTGCCATGACTTTCTGGAGTATATTAAGAATTTAAAAAAAGAAATTCCTAACCTCATTATATCCGGTGATTTTAATATCTGTCATGAAGCGATCGATATTCATAATCCTGATGGTTTAAAAAATGTTTCGGGATTTCTTCCTATGGAAAGAGAATGGATGACCAATTTCATCAATGAATGTGAACTTATTGACAGTTTCAGGTTCTTTAACAATGAACCAGAAAATTATACATGGTGGAGCTACCGTCAGAATTCCCGGGCCAGAAATAAAGGCTGGAGATTAGATTACAACTTCGCTTCTTACACCTTAAAGGACAAACTCAGCCGGGCTGTTATTTTAAAAGAGGCTGTGCATTCCGACCACTGTCCCGCCATGCTTGAATTAGACTTATAA
- a CDS encoding MliC family protein has translation MKKSIFIAAALTALFLTSCNKEKSATATPTVTDSISSKPADSANTSATKEDIVKSTAKDSSGKTLDMTFNNTKNTATIVFNKETIELQGQKPASGIWYKNDHYELRGKGEEIELTKDGKVVFKK, from the coding sequence ATGAAAAAAAGTATTTTTATCGCAGCAGCGCTGACCGCATTATTTTTAACTTCTTGTAATAAAGAAAAAAGTGCAACCGCTACTCCTACTGTTACAGACAGTATTTCATCCAAGCCGGCTGATTCAGCAAACACTTCTGCTACTAAAGAGGATATTGTAAAAAGTACAGCAAAAGACAGTAGTGGAAAAACGCTGGATATGACTTTCAATAATACCAAGAATACAGCTACAATAGTTTTTAACAAAGAAACGATTGAATTACAGGGGCAAAAACCGGCTTCCGGAATCTGGTATAAGAATGATCATTATGAACTGAGAGGAAAGGGAGAGGAAATTGAACTAACAAAAGATGGTAAGGTAGTTTTTAAAAAATAA
- a CDS encoding transposase, whose amino-acid sequence MAEFFGIKGKTFQRQYKNKLSEYYSWEQKPHAEDWIIYPENLSASLSLDEVALSDGELYTVLTSKRAKGRKGSIVAIIKGTQSDFVIAHLLKISRRLRMKVKEITLDMAGSMKRIAKRCFPNAVQVIDRFHVQKLALEALQEIRIKHRWEALEMENKTLEEASEEQILKTEVFENGDSRKQLLARSRYLLYKSREKWTLSQRQRASILFAQYPDLEKAYGLTDGLRKIYNQPITKSVAMTKLAHWFRKVEEAGFTSFSTLRKTIMHHYRDILNYFDKRSTNAAAESFNAKIKNFRVQLRGVKDRSFFLFRLTNLFA is encoded by the coding sequence ATAGCAGAATTTTTTGGTATCAAGGGTAAGACCTTCCAGAGACAATACAAGAATAAACTCAGCGAATATTATAGCTGGGAACAAAAACCTCACGCAGAAGACTGGATCATTTATCCTGAAAATCTCTCAGCATCCCTGTCCTTAGACGAAGTTGCTTTATCTGATGGAGAACTGTATACCGTTCTTACCTCCAAAAGAGCCAAAGGGAGAAAAGGAAGTATTGTTGCAATTATAAAAGGGACTCAGAGTGATTTTGTCATCGCGCATCTTTTAAAAATCAGCAGGAGACTTCGGATGAAGGTAAAGGAAATAACTTTGGATATGGCGGGCTCCATGAAGCGTATTGCTAAAAGATGCTTTCCTAATGCAGTACAGGTGATCGACCGCTTTCATGTTCAAAAGCTTGCTCTGGAAGCCCTTCAGGAAATCAGGATCAAACATCGTTGGGAAGCCCTTGAAATGGAAAATAAGACTCTTGAAGAAGCCTCTGAAGAGCAAATTTTAAAGACAGAAGTATTTGAAAATGGAGATTCCCGAAAACAGCTTCTGGCAAGAAGCAGGTATCTGCTTTACAAGAGCCGGGAAAAATGGACGCTGTCCCAGAGGCAAAGAGCTTCCATCCTTTTTGCTCAATATCCTGATCTGGAAAAAGCGTATGGATTAACCGATGGCCTTAGAAAGATCTATAATCAGCCTATTACAAAATCTGTGGCTATGACTAAACTTGCGCATTGGTTTAGAAAGGTTGAAGAAGCAGGTTTTACCTCTTTTTCCACCTTAAGAAAGACCATAATGCACCATTACAGAGATATTCTAAATTATTTTGATAAAAGAAGCACTAACGCAGCGGCTGAATCTTTCAACGCGAAAATCAAGAACTTCAGGGTGCAGCTCAGAGGGGTGAAGGACAGATCATTTTTTTTATTCAGATTAACCAACCTTTTTGCTTAG
- a CDS encoding sugar transferase — protein MNQYKYWKVIFDLVFAVILLIFLMPLLIVLFVITSLDTSSNGIFFQKRIGQYGDPFIIFKFKTIHEKTMICSAIGQLLRKFKLDELPQLFNILKGDMSFVGPRPDIEGYYDRLVGADREVLKLKPGLTCEASIKYRNEESLLKMQKDPLAYNDEILFPNKVKMNLEYLENMSFKNDIKILFRTLITILK, from the coding sequence ATGAATCAGTATAAATATTGGAAAGTGATTTTTGACTTAGTTTTTGCAGTTATATTGCTCATCTTTCTTATGCCTTTACTGATTGTTTTGTTTGTTATTACAAGCTTGGATACTTCTTCAAACGGAATTTTTTTCCAAAAAAGAATAGGGCAGTACGGAGATCCTTTCATTATTTTTAAGTTTAAAACAATTCATGAGAAAACGATGATCTGTTCGGCAATAGGACAGCTTCTCAGAAAATTTAAACTGGATGAGCTTCCTCAATTATTTAATATTTTGAAAGGGGATATGAGCTTTGTAGGACCCAGACCTGATATTGAAGGGTATTACGATAGGCTTGTGGGAGCAGATAGGGAGGTTCTGAAGCTGAAACCCGGCCTCACCTGTGAAGCAAGCATAAAATATAGAAATGAAGAAAGCCTTTTGAAAATGCAGAAGGACCCTTTAGCATATAATGATGAAATATTATTCCCAAATAAAGTAAAAATGAATCTTGAGTATTTGGAAAATATGTCTTTCAAAAACGATATAAAGATTTTATTTAGAACATTAATAACCATATTAAAATAG
- a CDS encoding NeuD/PglB/VioB family sugar acetyltransferase: MEGIQYSKESVIIGAGGFGRELLSFINHSRKFKGNVPNIVGFVDDNLTALDPFNLDLKVIDSLSNNDLNRYESILLAINSSEVKRTIFSNTEPSKIQGFAHHTCIFGDRAKIDQSVVLFSNVLISCDAEVSKGVFINCGSQIGHDVFIDEFTNIMANVDLGGNCRIGKNVLIGTGSTIYPGVKIADNAIIGAGSVVFRNIKESGTYVGNPAKKIF, from the coding sequence ATGGAGGGTATTCAATACAGTAAAGAATCTGTAATTATTGGAGCCGGAGGCTTTGGAAGAGAACTTTTGAGTTTTATCAATCACTCTCGCAAATTTAAAGGCAATGTTCCAAATATTGTGGGATTTGTAGATGATAATCTGACTGCTTTAGATCCATTTAATCTTGATCTGAAAGTAATTGATTCTTTATCTAATAATGATTTGAACAGGTACGAAAGTATCTTGTTGGCAATTAACAGCTCTGAAGTTAAAAGAACTATTTTTTCTAATACTGAACCTTCAAAAATACAGGGTTTTGCTCACCACACTTGTATTTTTGGTGACAGAGCCAAAATAGACCAGTCGGTCGTGTTGTTTTCAAATGTTTTAATATCCTGTGATGCGGAGGTGTCAAAAGGGGTATTTATCAACTGCGGAAGCCAGATTGGACATGATGTTTTTATAGACGAATTTACTAATATCATGGCAAATGTAGATTTAGGAGGAAACTGTCGGATTGGAAAAAATGTATTGATAGGAACAGGTTCTACAATCTATCCGGGAGTAAAAATTGCAGATAATGCTATTATCGGAGCTGGAAGTGTAGTTTTCAGAAATATTAAAGAGTCTGGAACCTATGTAGGTAATCCTGCAAAAAAAATATTTTAA
- a CDS encoding septal ring lytic transglycosylase RlpA family protein — translation MMKRFILVIIMMISTLGVYSFTSNALDAKKTSYASYYHDKFNGRKTASGEIFDNSKFTAANRTLPFGTNVKVTNLKNGKEVIVRINDRGPFHSSRSLDMSKAAFDEIGDISHGTIPVEYEIID, via the coding sequence ATGATGAAAAGATTCATTCTCGTAATCATAATGATGATTTCAACCTTAGGTGTTTACTCGTTTACAAGTAATGCCTTAGATGCGAAAAAAACAAGTTATGCATCGTACTACCACGATAAATTTAATGGTAGAAAAACCGCTAGCGGAGAAATCTTTGATAACTCAAAGTTCACTGCAGCAAACAGAACGCTTCCGTTTGGAACAAACGTTAAGGTAACGAACCTTAAGAATGGGAAAGAAGTAATAGTGAGGATTAATGACAGAGGGCCTTTCCATTCATCAAGATCTTTAGATATGTCTAAAGCAGCGTTCGATGAAATCGGGGATATCAGTCATGGTACAATTCCGGTGGAATATGAAATTATCGATTAA
- a CDS encoding aminotransferase class I/II-fold pyridoxal phosphate-dependent enzyme, producing the protein MNSKIWLSSPHMGGNEQRYINEAFTENWIAPLGPNVNGFEEDLEKFLNKDVKVAALSAGTAAIHLALIEAGVQYGDEVICQSMTFSASANPIAYCGANPVFVDSEEETWNICPKALREAIEDRILKGKKPKAIIVVHLYGMPAKMDEITAISKEFGIDLIEDAAEALGSTYRGQACGTFGRFGVLSFNGNKIITTSGGGALVSHTKEDKDKIVFLSTQARDNAPHYQHSHIGFNYRMSNIVAGIGRGQMEVLKDRVEARRAMHDFYVEIFKDIDGVEVFSEPNSYFYSNHWLSAIIVNPDITGKNREDLRFAFLEDNIESRPLWKPMHLQPVFENTPYYGGTVSEKLFDNGLCLPSGSNLSDKDRERIAKVIHTFFEI; encoded by the coding sequence ATGAATTCAAAAATCTGGTTATCCTCACCACATATGGGAGGTAATGAACAAAGATATATCAACGAAGCCTTTACAGAAAACTGGATCGCTCCATTAGGACCTAATGTAAATGGCTTTGAAGAAGACTTAGAGAAATTTTTAAATAAAGACGTGAAAGTCGCTGCCTTATCAGCAGGAACAGCGGCAATTCATCTTGCTTTGATTGAAGCTGGTGTTCAATATGGAGATGAAGTGATTTGTCAGTCTATGACATTTTCAGCATCTGCAAACCCCATAGCTTACTGTGGTGCAAATCCTGTTTTTGTTGATAGTGAAGAAGAAACTTGGAATATTTGTCCAAAAGCTTTAAGAGAAGCGATTGAAGACAGAATTCTAAAAGGCAAAAAACCGAAGGCCATTATTGTTGTTCATTTGTATGGGATGCCGGCAAAAATGGATGAGATTACTGCTATTTCGAAAGAATTCGGAATAGATCTGATTGAAGATGCAGCAGAAGCTTTAGGGTCAACATATAGAGGCCAGGCTTGTGGAACATTCGGACGTTTCGGGGTTCTGAGCTTTAACGGAAATAAAATTATAACCACTTCAGGAGGTGGTGCATTGGTAAGCCACACAAAAGAAGATAAAGATAAAATAGTGTTCTTATCCACTCAGGCACGTGACAATGCACCTCACTATCAGCATTCTCATATTGGGTTCAACTACAGAATGAGTAATATTGTTGCCGGAATAGGAAGAGGTCAGATGGAAGTGTTAAAAGATCGCGTTGAAGCGAGAAGGGCAATGCATGACTTTTACGTTGAGATTTTTAAAGATATTGATGGGGTAGAGGTATTCTCTGAACCCAATTCATATTTTTATTCCAATCACTGGCTTTCTGCAATCATTGTCAATCCAGATATTACAGGAAAAAACAGAGAAGACCTAAGATTTGCATTTTTAGAAGATAATATAGAATCAAGGCCTCTTTGGAAGCCGATGCATCTACAGCCTGTTTTTGAAAATACACCTTACTATGGTGGGACTGTTTCAGAAAAACTTTTTGACAATGGGCTTTGTCTTCCTTCGGGATCTAATTTGTCTGATAAAGATAGAGAAAGAATAGCGAAGGTAATCCATACCTTCTTCGAAATATAA
- a CDS encoding SDR family NAD(P)-dependent oxidoreductase has translation MNIILTGATSGIGFETMKDLVKDGHKVVAVARNFEKIRDFLDEAKDNVVCCPLDLSEVSEIENLFKNLDFSEKFDALIHCAGMEETVPLTLYNPEKIERIYKLNVFSGIELLRHFTKKKYSNEGASVVFMSSVMGVLGQPGKIGYCSTKSAVVGLVKSAALEFAKRKIRINAVLPGVVDTPMTQNLFSQLSEDNVKDILEMHPLGIGKTEDVVPTIKFLISSGSKWITGQNIIIDGGYSIQ, from the coding sequence ATGAATATTATTCTTACCGGAGCTACTTCAGGAATTGGCTTTGAAACCATGAAAGATCTTGTGAAGGACGGCCATAAAGTAGTGGCTGTAGCACGAAATTTTGAAAAAATTCGGGATTTTTTAGATGAGGCTAAAGATAATGTTGTTTGCTGTCCTTTAGATTTATCAGAAGTTTCAGAAATTGAAAATTTATTTAAAAACTTAGACTTTTCTGAAAAATTCGATGCGCTCATACATTGTGCAGGAATGGAAGAAACAGTTCCCCTTACATTATACAATCCTGAAAAAATTGAAAGGATATATAAGCTTAATGTATTTTCGGGAATCGAGTTATTAAGACATTTCACAAAGAAAAAATATAGTAATGAAGGAGCAAGTGTAGTTTTCATGTCTTCAGTAATGGGAGTGTTGGGACAACCTGGAAAAATAGGTTATTGCTCTACAAAATCGGCCGTAGTAGGTTTGGTAAAGTCAGCTGCTTTGGAATTTGCAAAAAGAAAAATAAGAATAAATGCAGTGCTTCCTGGTGTTGTTGATACTCCGATGACACAAAATCTTTTCTCTCAATTGAGCGAAGATAACGTAAAGGATATTTTAGAAATGCATCCTCTTGGAATCGGAAAAACAGAAGACGTGGTTCCTACAATAAAATTTTTAATATCTAGTGGTTCAAAATGGATTACAGGTCAAAATATAATAATCGATGGAGGGTATTCAATACAGTAA